Within the Rosa rugosa chromosome 2, drRosRugo1.1, whole genome shotgun sequence genome, the region GGAAGTAAGATACTGCAGAAGTTGCAAGAATAAAAGGAACAAGTGGATAGGCGTCCTCACTCCCCTATTAAAAGATAAGAGCTACCACAAAGGCTCAATAGTCTCATAACAAGCCTAGCTCAAGCATGGAAGGTTCAAACTTCCTCTTCACACTGAGCAGAGCTGGTCTTTTCATCACTATATCACCAAGTCCACTGAGTTTATCTATCTTCTTCCCTCACTTGAATTTTGAAACAAGCACCCTAAAATGCTGGTTATATCACATCACACGTTGATGTTTCGACGCTTCACAGGCATGGATTTGCCATTGAATCCACCTAATCCTAAATGTACAGATAACTGTGAACTAGAGAAACGATATCAATATACAACTGAACAACTCCGACCTCAAGCAATGCAAGATAATGAATTTTAAGACATCTACAAGATTGAGCATTCATAATTAAGCAGTTAAAATGAGTTTTGAGCAGCACTTACTCAGAAATTCCTTCATACACAGACCCAAAAGAGCCGCTGCCGAGCAAATCACCCTTTTCCCAACTAGTGACAATAAGCTTAGGCTTCCAATCTGGCGAAAACCCTCCACATGGAGAAATACTGGAAAACTCTGTGGTAGTGCTGGAAAAGTCAACATCCTCTActtcttcaacttcttcatcagAAGAAGACGAGGAAAAGGAACCAAACCTTCTCCGCACCATTTCCGACGACTCCCTCTCTTCTTCAGGAGCGAAGTCCCTCAAAATGTCCCAAGTCGAGCATCCATTGTCAATCAACGGAACCCTCACCATCGACGGTGGTGGCTTCAGCCCTGGCGGCCGCACTCCCTTAATTCCGACACTTGCAGTACAACTACTATTCGCAGTACAAAACCCGCTCGGCCCCGCCAATGTGCTTTGAATTTTTGTCAAGTCAGGGCTCTGGGATACAACAGCCATAATCACATGATGAGAAGTCCCATTTTTGCAGGATTGTGCAGCGACGTGTTTTACCATTGTTGTCTTGCCGACGCCTCCCATGCCGTAGACACCATCGGCAGTGACCTCGTCATCTTTATCTTTTAGCGCCTTCATAACCTCATCTATGGCTTTTCTTGTTGCTTCATATGCTTCAAAATCTCCGGAAGACATTGTAAACTCAGTGTCAATAGGTTGTATTTTTTTGCACACAAAATCCACAATTGCGTCTACAAGTTCTCTATCAGTCCTACAAGGAAGGAAGGATGGAAGAATCGAGGGTCAAATAATAAATGGAAAAGCTGTACGCATGACTCTTGATGATTGAAATAGATAATCTCATCATGATACCTACTTATAATTCTTTGTATGCCACCCAGAGAAACTGGCCACTTTGTTTAAAGCATCATTCCACCGCCGCACATTCTGTAATGTGTGTCGCCCATGGCTTGCATGCTTATTAAAAGCTTCTCCGAAACTCTTCGTTCGGTACCGTACATCAGATGGTTCCACCTTATAAAAAAGTGGAAAAATTCTTTTGCTTCCTTCCATGCACTCACAAATCTTTGTAAGTTCCTCCAAACACCAAGTAGAATGAGCATAGTTTTCCGACAGAACAACAATTGCAAACCTTGATCCTTCAACTGCCTTTAGGAGAGCGGGAGAAATCACATCCCCTACTTGAAGATCTGGATCATCCATGAATGTTTTAATTCCCCTCCTCTTCAGTCGATAGTATAGATAAGAGGTGATACTCCTTCGAGTGTCTGGACCCCTGAAACTCAAGAACACATCATACTTCCACTGAACAGGTGAATCATACTTCCACTGAACaggtgatgatgaagaagaggaagaagcaaCCGGCCCGGCGGCAACACCACCTCCAGGCGTGAGTTTCATTTCGGAGGATACATCTACCGGGAAGAACTGTCGGGTCACGGGTTGCGAATCAGCAATGTCCGTGAACCAGACCCCGAATATCTTGCAGCCACTTTTTCCGTTGCCGTCGGCCGAGGTGGTGCCGTCGTCCTCCACGCGTCCCTGATTAGGAGGCTCATTCAGATCCcacattttttcttcttatcTCGCTCGGTAGCTCGACGCCATTTTCTGGACGATTCCGAAAGGAAAGATCTACAAATAAACTCGGGTTCTTAACATCAAACCCAGAATTCTGGGCAAAACGGtatgaaagaacaaaaaaagaaaacgaaaCAAAAACTTACCAGAGAGGAAAGCTGAGAAACTCAAAAACACATGATACTTCCGCGGACGAGCGgatgataatgatgatgattCAACTGATGAAGGAAGAGATGCAGAGGGCGCCATTGAACCAGCAAGAAATTTCCAGTGAAAGAAGCAAACAAGGGAATTGACTCTGAAGTCTGAATAAATTTTTAATGGCACATATcctcatttattttttatttttgtgccaTTTTACTTTTGTCTATTAAATAAAAATATCGAATAAATCAaacgcaaaaaaaaaattgaaaacaatttatccctaatccttttttttttgaaataagggccggtgtggctgcccttaagccttcattaatgaaaccatggaatacatgggggggacatgAGACCTAAACCCCAAATAACAAAGTACATCAAGAAAACTTCCTGAGATAATACCAGGAGCCTCAACTACAAACATGTATCCGaaaaagcaccaactagcaacgAGCGCACTACTGGCATCTCGAATTGCTTTGACATAACGGTGACACGACGGAAAAATAACCTGATCTGTAACTCGATTACAGCTtagcataatttccataaaAACAGatttcccatcatgttgccgCTGGAAAAAACATCCAGCTACACTAGGTTTCCACCTACCACTAGGAGGcaacgaccatttgacaaagcaagtaACTCGCCACCAACCTAGAGCAGACCAGGCATAAGAGATGCACATACCGGCACAGAGGCCACTCCAAACTACCCTTACTCGAAAGAGAAGGGACTTATTTGAGGTCATAAAGACCCAAAACCTGCAGGAAAGTAAACAACTGAAGCAAACAAACTGAACAGAAAAAACTACACACAACAACCCAAGCAAACCGCGAGGCCCAAACAGATCGACCCGGCCCAACCACCACCGCCCCCAAGGATGCCTCCGGTGACTGCACGCCAGAAGCAGCCGGCAAATTGTGTCCTGCAACGCCCCATCCGTGTCCCAGAGCCACTCCAACTGCCCCAGAAACAACACGGAACCACGCCTGCAGACCCACGTCCTAACCCTAACCCAGATCGAACTCAGATCCACCCAATCCCAGATCGAACCAGTCTCCACCCCCCTTCTAACCCAACGTCGCTGCAACGCCCCAGCCGTGTCCCAGAGCCACTCCGACTGCCCCAGAAACAACACGGAACCACGCCTGCAAACCCACGTCATCGACCTCAGATCCACCCAAACCCAGATCGACCCAGTCTCCACCCACCGTGGACCACGCTTCCAGGAATCCCTGCCAGCACCCACCCACGCACGACGGAGAGAAGGATCCGATCTGGGAGAACTGCCCCGATCCAAGACAAAGCAGTTGACCTCCTTCCCCGAGCCAGATCCCCGCCAAAGAGCCTCGCCGCTAGTCTCCATCCTCATCCCCTCCCGGACCGGAATGCAGCGGCAGGGGGCCCGccggcgttcggccgggagaaaACGCTCGATCtctgttttctgttttggtttccgcgcgtgaggcgcgttcttcAAGTGGGTTTTTTTGAGCTTTCCTTTTCTATTTATCCCTAATCCTTAAACCACTGAATCAAACCACTCATCATGCACAACCTCACACTCCATTGAAAATCAATCAATAAGTCCAATTTCAAAATAATTTCcattgaaagaaagaaagaaaaaacctaattttattccaaaaaaatttcacactttGCCATAAGACCTCATAATCTATATCAGACCTCTCTTATTTCTTAATTATTAAAAGTATGTCCttatttaagaaaaatatatatttttattctctcTCCAAAGCTTTACAATAATAGAAtgaaaattcttctatacaCGGCGGTGCAAGTTCACATATACCAATTATGCAATCTCAGCCGTTTATATGTAAAGTCCGTTATTTATCACTCAAAACCGTCCACACAACTGCAGTTACCAGACTTTGAGAAATATCCGGTGTCATCCATGAATGTTCTAATTACACTCGTCTTTTGCAATTAACGGTACAAATGGCATAGAAAACTCCTACGAGTATCTTCACCTTTGAAACTCAAAAACACATCATGCTTCTACTTAGTAGACCTTTCAGCTGCAGGAAGAAACcaacaaaaaatgaaacaagaaCAGTCACGAaaccaagaaaaagaagcaaagcagaaatcaaaatgaaaagCAAACCCAAGGAAGGGAAGGGAGAGACTTTGAAGCTAAGCAACTTAAGCCCGACGACAGCTTGTCTTGTTGCGTCTActgcttcaaaatcttcaaaggAATTTGACATTATAGGCTCAATTTCAGTAGTCTATGCCTTCTTGCTTCAAAATCTCCCTTAGACATCATATACTCGATCTCAGTAGGCTTTACTGCACACGTAATCGACTATGTGTTTAACAAGTACAGAGCTAAAAGGAAGAAGGTGAAACAATCATCGGGTCAAATTCCATAATCAGAAATATAATTGTTCTTAATTAAGAGTCTCATGCATCATGCTTACTTATATTCTGGGTATGCAGCATATGCTATCCAGAGAAATCAGCCACCCTTTTTAAAGAAAATTTCCAGTGTTGTGCCTTCTCTCTGTATGGCCCAGATTTTCATGCCTAGTGAAGGTTACTTCAAAACTTCCCTGTTCTTCTCGTACATCAGACAGATCCATTTGATAAAAAAGTGGCAGAACTTCTGTATTCTTGGCTTCGGAGCGTGGGAAAATCTTTGCAAGCTCAGCCAAACACAATGTAGAAGAAGCATAGGTTTGCAAGAGAACAACCATAGCAACCTGGATACTTCAACTGCAGTTAGGTTCTTTGGAGAAATATCAGTCCCTATGTCAAGCGCTCGGTCATCCATGAATGTTGTAAGTCCTCTGTTTTCCAATTCCTAGTATTAATAGGAAATGATACCCTCGCGAGTGTCTTCACACCATAAACTCAAAAGCACACCATACTTCCACCACCGAGGAGCTTGATGATGATTTGGGTGATGAAGAAGGAGATGCTGAGGCTATATGGGAGCTCATGGCCGTAAAAAACCACCACAAAAGTGACGAAATTCACAAGATAGCTAGGGACCACGTGCACGGTAGCTGCAGATCACAAAAAACAGATGGAGCTTGCAACCAAAATTTTAGTGAAATAATGGAAGAGAGACGATTGTAAGTCAAGCGGGACTAAGTTTCCACTTGATTCATATCATTGACTCTGATCGATGGACATTGACCTTAGTTTTGCCGGACTGGTTCTACTATCAAGCCAGCTGGCCATAACCTGCACTTCGAGTATTTATGATATCATAAATATCCATCGTTAGCATATCCAGCATTAAATTTTCATTTGAAAATACCAAAACTTCACTTTTGTACGTCATCACAAAGATAGTATATACGTACACACAAGCATTCTGCATCGCTGAATAGAAGTATGTGCTAAATGCCTAAATAGAAGTTACCACAATATCAAATATATTACGAAAGAATGAAAAACGCATCGAGACTAAGAGTGTTGGACAGAACCTAGCTTTGAACTTCAGAATCATCAAGGACTTTAATTGCCGCAAATTATATAGATATTTGCAGCCAGAACACCTATGCACTGTCCTTCATTCTGACAGGCATGCAACAGAAGATAATCAAAACCCAGGAAATATAAGttactgaaaaaaaaattcagtgtTCAGCTAAAAGAAAGAGATCCTACTGGCCAAAAAAATTTGTAATGATGAGAGATCCTATCAATGCTGCGTAGCTTAAAGTAGGCAATCCCTACTAATAACCTCTTCAATTACTAGCAACTTCTTCAGTAAATTAGTTATAATTTTCTAAAGAAACTCTCCATTGCTTCGATCACCTTCTCTGTGTCTTGCCTAGACTTCTACATACTGAAGGCAACTATAACactcactactagaaatctgttcatagacatcgcatgttttaaatcggtcatacttgcacacgatgtaaaaaagtaatctgacatcgttttacgaaaataccgatttaaatgtatgtcattaacatcagttcttaaaatgaccggtgttaaaagttttgttcaaaaatttgcgggaacctatttttgcaaaaagcgctaagtctttaagtgaaatgaagaagcgggtactaaaactcaaaactttcacacttagaaaaaaaattgcgcCCGACCCAAAACTAAAACAGAAAACCCTAGCGAGACTCCTTCATTCTGAACTCACCCCAAACTGGAGCTCCTCCCAAACTCGACCTCCA harbors:
- the LOC133732990 gene encoding mitogen-activated protein kinase kinase kinase 1-like, which codes for MWDLNEPPNQGRVEDDGTTSADGNGKSGCKIFGVWFTDIADSQPVTRQFFPVDVSSEMKLTPGGGVAAGPVASSSSSSSPVQWKYDSPVQWKYDVFLSFRGPDTRRSITSYLYYRLKRRGIKTFMDDPDLQVGDVISPALLKAVEGSRFAIVVLSENYAHSTWCLEELTKICECMEGSKRIFPLFYKVEPSDVRYRTKSFGEAFNKHASHGRHTLQNVRRWNDALNKVASFSGWHTKNYKTDRELVDAIVDFVCKKIQPIDTEFTMSSGDFEAYEATRKAIDEVMKALKDKDDEVTADGVYGMGGVGKTTMVKHVAAQSCKNGTSHHVIMAVVSQSPDLTKIQSTLAGPSGFCTANSSCTASVGIKGVRPPGLKPPPSMVRVPLIDNGCSTWDILRDFAPEEERESSEMVRRRFGSFSSSSSDEEVEEVEDVDFSSTTTEFSSISPCGGFSPDWKPKLIVTSWEKGDLLGSGSFGSVYEGISDGGCFIAVKEVSLLDQGSLGRQRVFQLEQEIALLSQFEHENIVQYYGTQKDGSKLYIFLELVTKGSLQKLYQTYHLTDSHVSVYTRQILQGLKYLHDRKVIHRDIKCANLLVHANGSVKLADFGLAKTIKMKDIKSCQGTAYWMAPEVVNRKSQGYGLPADIWSLGCTVLEMLTGMVPYSNLEWMQALWKIGKGEPPPVPDSLSRRAQDFIRLCFQRKPDNRPTAAELLKHPFVKKPDNRPTAAELLKHPFVKKPLNRSLGFRKIETAEDW